In one window of Bos mutus isolate GX-2022 chromosome 13, NWIPB_WYAK_1.1, whole genome shotgun sequence DNA:
- the DBNDD2 gene encoding dysbindin domain-containing protein 2 yields the protein MDPNPRAALERQQLRLRERQKFFEDILQPETEFVFPLSHLHPESHRPPIGSISSMEVNVDTLEQVELIDLGDQDGADVFLPCEDPPPTPQTSGVDERPEEPSLPVPTPDRTTSRTSSLSSNSSTNPHSADASDGGADTPLAQSDEEEDGGHDGGAEPGACS from the exons ATGGACCCAAATCCTCGGGCAGCCTTGGAGCGCCAGCAGCTCCGGCTTCGGGAGCGGCAGAAATTCTTCGAGGACATTTTACAGCCTGAGACGGAGTTTGTCTTCCCCCTGTCCCACCTGCATCCTGAGTCGCACAGAC CCCCCATAGGTAGTATCTCATCCATGGAGGTGAATGTGGACACACTTGAGCAAGTGGAGCTTATCGACCTGGGGGATCAAGATGGAGCAGATGTGTTCTTGCCTTGTGAAGACCCTCCACCAACTCCCCAGACGTCTG GGGTGGACGAGCGTCCCGAGGAGCCGAGCCTGCCAGTGCCCACGCCAGACAGGACGACGTCTCGTACTTCCTCCTTGTCCTCCAACTCCTCCACCAACCCACACAGCGCTGATGCCAGTGACGGCGGAGCAGACACGCCCCTGGCACAGTCTGACGAGGAGGAGGATGGAGGCCATGATGGCGGGGCAGAGCCCGGAGCCTGCAGCTAG